The Ancylobacter sp. WKF20 genome contains a region encoding:
- a CDS encoding DUF6111 family protein, with protein sequence MARIIGQVLLFLLPFLAFALYLRYGRRVDSIFAGWSVRALLVCSGIGIVLLAGSLYLFESAQRGPTTGRYVPPTWQDGVLIPGHIE encoded by the coding sequence ATGGCGCGCATCATCGGTCAGGTTCTGCTCTTCCTTTTGCCCTTCCTCGCCTTCGCGCTCTATCTGCGCTACGGCCGGCGGGTGGACAGCATCTTCGCCGGCTGGTCGGTGCGGGCGCTGCTGGTGTGCTCAGGCATCGGTATCGTGCTGCTGGCCGGCAGCCTCTATCTGTTCGAGAGCGCCCAACGTGGGCCGACCACCGGGCGCTATGTGCCGCCGACCTGGCAGGATGGCGTGCTGATCCCCGGCCATATCGAATGA
- a CDS encoding type II toxin-antitoxin system RelE/ParE family toxin — MILNFRDKRTAAVWAGQVGKGFPADLVRGAQRKLAMIHAAVTLDALRAPPANRLEVLKGDRAGQHSIRINDQFRICFIWRDGHAADVEITDYH, encoded by the coding sequence ATGATCCTCAACTTCCGGGACAAACGTACCGCCGCGGTCTGGGCCGGCCAGGTCGGCAAGGGCTTCCCGGCCGATCTAGTGCGCGGCGCGCAGCGCAAGCTGGCGATGATTCACGCTGCGGTGACGCTCGACGCTTTGCGGGCGCCCCCGGCCAATCGGCTTGAGGTTCTGAAGGGTGATCGTGCCGGCCAGCACTCCATCCGCATCAATGATCAGTTCCGCATCTGCTTCATCTGGCGCGACGGCCATGCCGCCGACGTCGAGATCACCGACTATCACTGA
- a CDS encoding CoA pyrophosphatase, with product MNDALPSALRELPPAAPLGLEHFRARARQRLAVAPDLAGDPVRGDHELTPQYRGLVETLPLRGAAVLIPVVAREQPTVLLTLRSANLPNHPGQIAFPGGKIDPQDDGPLGAALREAEEEVGLARGLVEPLGYLDPYLTRTGFRIVPVVGIVQPDFGLTLNPGEVDEAFEVPLHFLMNADNHIQETRESQGLMRTFHAMIYERRRIWGVTAGILRSLYERVYL from the coding sequence ATGAACGATGCCTTGCCTAGCGCGCTGCGCGAACTGCCGCCGGCTGCGCCGCTCGGGCTGGAGCATTTCCGTGCCCGCGCCCGGCAGCGCCTCGCGGTGGCGCCGGACCTCGCCGGTGATCCCGTCCGCGGCGACCATGAGCTGACACCGCAGTATCGCGGCCTCGTCGAAACGCTGCCGCTGCGCGGGGCGGCGGTGCTGATCCCGGTCGTCGCGCGCGAACAGCCGACGGTGCTGCTGACGCTGCGCTCCGCCAATCTGCCGAACCATCCCGGCCAGATCGCCTTTCCCGGCGGCAAGATCGACCCGCAGGATGACGGCCCGCTCGGCGCCGCGCTGCGTGAGGCGGAGGAGGAGGTGGGGCTGGCGCGTGGGCTTGTCGAACCGCTCGGCTATCTCGACCCGTACCTCACCCGCACCGGCTTCCGCATCGTGCCGGTGGTCGGCATCGTCCAGCCGGATTTCGGGCTGACGCTCAATCCCGGAGAGGTGGACGAGGCGTTCGAGGTGCCGCTCCATTTTCTGATGAACGCCGACAATCACATTCAGGAGACGCGCGAATCGCAGGGGCTGATGCGCACCTTTCACGCCATGATCTATGAGCGGCGGCGCATCTGGGGTGTCACCGCCGGCATACTGCGCAGCCTCTATGAGAGGGTGTATCTCTGA
- a CDS encoding MoxR family ATPase encodes MTSATGENFESLDEMIIRSAESTAANVRAARAGIGAVIFGQEAVVERTLITILSGGHGLLVGVPGLAKTKLVETLGVVLGLDARRVQFTPDLMPSDILGAEVLEESAGGRRSFRFIPGPVFAQLLMADEINRASPRTQSALLQSMQEGHVTVAGARHDLPKPFHVLATQNPLEQEGTYPLPEAQLDRFLMQVDVDYPDRDAERKILFDTTSAEETKPKAVMTADDLAAAQRLVRRLPVGESVVEAILTLVRSARPGPDAGDLGKFIAWGPGPRASQSLMLAVRARALLDGRYAPSIDDVVALAEPILKHRMALTFAARADGETVPGLIAKLTRRIG; translated from the coding sequence ATGACATCCGCCACCGGCGAGAATTTCGAATCCCTCGACGAGATGATCATCCGCTCGGCCGAGAGCACGGCGGCGAATGTGCGCGCCGCACGGGCCGGCATCGGCGCGGTCATCTTCGGCCAGGAGGCGGTGGTCGAGCGCACGCTCATCACCATCCTCTCCGGCGGCCATGGCCTGCTGGTCGGCGTCCCCGGCCTCGCCAAGACCAAGCTGGTGGAAACGCTCGGCGTGGTGCTCGGCCTCGATGCACGGCGCGTGCAGTTCACCCCGGACCTGATGCCCTCCGACATTCTCGGCGCCGAGGTGCTGGAGGAAAGCGCCGGCGGGCGGCGCTCCTTCCGCTTCATCCCCGGCCCGGTCTTCGCGCAGCTCTTGATGGCGGACGAAATCAACCGTGCCTCGCCGCGCACCCAGTCGGCGCTGCTGCAATCCATGCAGGAAGGCCATGTCACGGTCGCCGGTGCGCGGCATGATCTGCCCAAGCCCTTCCACGTGCTGGCGACGCAGAACCCGCTGGAGCAGGAAGGCACCTACCCGCTGCCCGAAGCCCAGCTCGACCGCTTCCTCATGCAGGTCGACGTCGACTATCCCGACCGCGACGCCGAGCGGAAGATCCTGTTCGACACCACCAGCGCTGAGGAGACCAAGCCCAAGGCGGTGATGACGGCCGACGACCTCGCCGCCGCCCAGCGCCTGGTGCGACGCCTGCCCGTGGGGGAATCGGTGGTGGAGGCGATCCTCACCCTGGTGCGCTCGGCCCGTCCGGGCCCCGATGCCGGCGACCTCGGCAAGTTCATCGCCTGGGGCCCCGGCCCGCGCGCCTCGCAGTCGCTCATGCTGGCGGTGCGCGCCCGCGCGCTGCTGGACGGGCGTTACGCGCCCTCCATCGACGATGTGGTGGCGCTGGCCGAACCGATCCTGAAGCACCGCATGGCGCTCACCTTCGCCGCGCGGGCGGATGGCGAGACCGTGCCGGGCCTCATCGCCAAGCTGACCCGCCGCATCGGGTAA
- a CDS encoding glutathione S-transferase family protein, with protein MGLLVDGQWVDKWYDTSSTGGRFVRTTTRFRNWVTPDGAPGPSGEGGFPAEAGRYHLYVSLACPWAHRTLIMRTLKKLEGVISVSVVDPHMGHEGWVFADHAARRTPGATTDSLLGKQRLYEVYLAADPAFSGRVTVPVLWDRTRGTIVSNESAEIIRMLNSAFDAFTEDRHDYYPAALAEAIDALNARIYDAVNNGVYKAGFATAQDAYEEAVTALFTMLDELEARLDGQSWLMGEVLTEADIRLFTTLIRFDPVYVGHFKCNIRRIVDYPNLKRFVRALYHREGVAGTVDFTHIKRHYYESHATINPTGIVPVGPDMGWL; from the coding sequence ATGGGACTGCTGGTCGACGGCCAATGGGTCGACAAATGGTACGACACCTCGAGCACCGGCGGGCGCTTCGTGCGCACCACCACGCGCTTCCGCAACTGGGTGACGCCGGACGGCGCCCCCGGCCCCTCCGGCGAGGGCGGCTTTCCCGCCGAGGCCGGGCGCTACCACCTTTATGTCTCGCTCGCCTGCCCCTGGGCCCACCGCACCCTCATCATGCGCACGCTGAAGAAGCTGGAAGGCGTCATCTCCGTCTCGGTGGTCGATCCCCATATGGGGCATGAAGGTTGGGTCTTCGCCGACCATGCCGCGCGCCGCACGCCGGGCGCGACGACGGATTCTCTGCTCGGCAAGCAGCGGCTCTACGAAGTCTATCTCGCCGCCGACCCTGCCTTTTCCGGCCGCGTCACCGTGCCCGTGCTGTGGGACCGCACGCGCGGCACCATCGTCAGCAATGAATCGGCAGAGATCATCCGCATGCTCAACAGCGCCTTCGACGCCTTCACGGAGGATCGGCACGATTACTACCCGGCCGCGCTCGCCGAGGCGATCGACGCGCTCAATGCCCGCATCTATGACGCGGTAAATAACGGGGTCTACAAGGCCGGTTTCGCCACCGCGCAGGATGCCTATGAGGAGGCCGTCACCGCCCTCTTCACCATGCTCGACGAGCTGGAAGCGCGGCTCGACGGCCAGTCCTGGCTGATGGGTGAGGTGCTGACCGAGGCCGATATCCGCCTCTTCACCACGCTGATCCGCTTCGATCCGGTCTATGTCGGCCACTTCAAGTGCAACATCCGCCGGATCGTCGATTACCCGAACCTGAAGCGCTTCGTGCGCGCGCTGTACCACCGCGAGGGCGTCGCCGGCACAGTCGATTTTACTCACATCAAGCGCCACTATTACGAGAGCCACGCCACCATCAACCCGACCGGCATCGTGCCGGTGGGACCGGATATGGGCTGGCTGTAA
- a CDS encoding XRE family transcriptional regulator, with amino-acid sequence MSLLMDDTTHRLAHRLRLEREARGWSLADLAARSGVGKATISKIEREEMSPTAATLVRLAAAFDLTLAGLLLRAEGGERLSRAADQPLWRDPETGYTRRQIFARPDHPVEMVEVELPPGARILLPASTYGHIRQILQVRAGTLTLTEGNDRHVLEAGDCLGFGPPADVTFANESGAPCRYIVTLTRL; translated from the coding sequence ATGTCTCTTTTAATGGACGATACCACCCACCGCCTCGCCCATCGCCTGCGCCTCGAGCGGGAGGCGCGGGGCTGGTCGCTGGCCGATCTTGCCGCCCGTTCCGGCGTCGGGAAAGCCACGATCAGCAAGATCGAGCGCGAGGAAATGAGCCCCACCGCCGCCACGCTGGTGCGCCTCGCCGCGGCCTTCGATCTCACCCTCGCGGGTCTTCTCCTGCGGGCGGAGGGCGGCGAGCGTCTGTCGCGCGCCGCCGACCAGCCGCTCTGGCGCGATCCCGAGACCGGCTATACGCGCCGGCAGATCTTCGCCCGGCCGGATCATCCCGTCGAGATGGTCGAGGTCGAACTGCCGCCCGGCGCCCGTATCCTGCTGCCGGCCTCCACCTACGGCCATATCCGCCAAATCCTGCAGGTGCGCGCGGGCACGCTGACCCTCACCGAGGGCAACGACCGCCACGTGCTGGAGGCCGGCGACTGCCTCGGCTTCGGCCCCCCGGCGGACGTCACCTTCGCCAATGAGAGCGGCGCCCCCTGCCGTTACATCGTCACCCTGACCCGCCTGTGA
- a CDS encoding DUF1285 domain-containing protein, whose protein sequence is MNSEASGRLDELVRAVGTSPGRPLPPIERWNPPDCGDIDIVIDREGVWHHEGRPIRRETLVKLFASVLTREGARHVLVTPAEKLGIRVEDAPFLAVDMAVEEAAVEPAGAGAGAGPVLVFRTNLDDFVRCDREHPLRFDAQARGEGGAEAIRPYIHVRRGLWARLTRAVFLDLAERVEEREVETGDGARRAVYGVASGAEFFVLAPVDDATADGDATR, encoded by the coding sequence GTGAATTCAGAAGCTTCCGGGCGACTTGACGAATTGGTGCGCGCGGTGGGGACAAGCCCCGGACGCCCGCTGCCGCCGATTGAGCGCTGGAATCCGCCCGATTGTGGCGACATCGACATCGTGATCGACCGCGAGGGCGTGTGGCACCATGAGGGCCGGCCGATCCGCCGCGAGACGCTGGTGAAGCTGTTCGCCTCCGTTCTCACCCGCGAGGGCGCGCGCCATGTGCTGGTGACACCGGCCGAGAAACTGGGCATCCGCGTGGAGGACGCGCCGTTCCTCGCCGTCGACATGGCGGTGGAGGAGGCGGCGGTGGAGCCGGCGGGGGCGGGGGCGGGGGCGGGGCCGGTGCTGGTGTTCCGCACCAATCTCGACGATTTCGTGCGCTGCGATCGCGAGCATCCGCTGCGTTTCGACGCACAGGCGCGCGGCGAGGGCGGCGCGGAGGCGATCCGGCCCTATATCCATGTGCGGCGGGGCCTGTGGGCCCGGCTCACCCGCGCGGTCTTCCTCGACCTCGCCGAACGGGTGGAGGAGCGCGAGGTCGAGACGGGGGATGGCGCGCGACGCGCCGTCTATGGAGTCGCCTCGGGAGCCGAGTTCTTCGTGCTCGCCCCGGTGGATGACGCTACAGCCGACGGTGACGCGACGCGATGA
- a CDS encoding DUF4159 domain-containing protein, which produces MFGLPLAFTTPLLLSALIGLPLLWFLLRLVPPRPRRIAFAPMRLLLDIPPKEETPARTPWWLTALRLLLAAVIIIAAAGPVWNPPVAGPASSGPVVLLIDSGWPAAAGWTARRASAEGVVADADLEGRGVILIPTGEPPLEPRVMSPREARERLRSLAPVAFVPDRAPALASLRKAIAGAPQASVIYLSDGVGLEGTAGVPADIAAAVGDRPLTTLADGVREPLALVAADNAIDALTVKVIRADRETVARAGTVRAFDMRGLALGEARFAFEPGARETEARFDLPVEIRNDVARLDIADEASAGAVQLLDKRWRRRTVGLVSGTAADQRQPLLASSYYLTRALAPFADVRTAEGAGSAEAVDRFINDKLPVIILSDIGNLPPETHARLARWIEGGGVLIRFAGPRLANGSDDLVPVTLRRGGRVLGGSLSWEQPQALGSFTPESPFRDVTVPNDVSVQRQVLAEPDGLLGSRTWATLTDGTPLVTGERRGAGTLVLFHVTADTSWSNLPLSGAFVDMLRRVVALGGSSAAEVAADGSTGTVLAGETVPPSRILDGFGAFRPVTPTAKAIPLGFNGRASADHPPGFYGPPEGLVAVNALLPRDRLVALDLTSLGRLEPYRDATPRDLRAPLLLALLALLLIDAMIVFLLAGGLSRLTTRRAATSAVLALAALLAAAPVSDLRAQTAAPAQAAPAPAAKRADTPMTPAEIDFAVKATNATRLAYVITGDATTDEVSRAGLKGLTDFLGDRTALEAGDPMGVDLSRDELSFFPLIYWPIIPGAPRPTPQTLSRIDAFMKQGGTIIFDTRDAETTIPGANGAGTPANETLRAILSGLDIPELEPVPRDHVLTKAFYLLRDFPGRFTGGQTWVEALPATPDDEERPARAGDGVSPVVITSNDLAGAWAVGEDGRPLLPMSGTSPRQRELAYRAGANLVMYVLTGNYKADQVHVPALLERLGQ; this is translated from the coding sequence CTGTTCGGTCTTCCCCTCGCCTTTACCACCCCGCTGCTGCTCTCGGCGCTCATCGGCCTGCCGCTGCTGTGGTTCCTGCTGCGCCTTGTGCCGCCGCGCCCGCGCCGCATCGCCTTCGCCCCGATGCGGCTGCTGCTGGACATTCCGCCGAAGGAAGAGACCCCGGCGCGCACGCCCTGGTGGCTCACCGCGCTGCGCCTCCTGCTCGCCGCCGTCATCATCATCGCCGCCGCCGGGCCGGTGTGGAATCCCCCGGTCGCCGGCCCCGCCTCCAGCGGTCCCGTGGTGCTGCTGATCGATTCCGGCTGGCCCGCCGCCGCCGGCTGGACCGCGCGCCGCGCCAGCGCCGAGGGCGTTGTCGCCGATGCCGACCTTGAAGGGCGCGGCGTCATTCTTATTCCCACCGGCGAACCGCCGCTGGAGCCGCGCGTGATGTCGCCGCGCGAGGCGAGAGAGCGGCTGCGCTCGCTCGCCCCTGTCGCCTTCGTGCCGGACCGGGCGCCGGCGCTCGCCAGCCTGCGCAAGGCCATCGCCGGCGCGCCGCAGGCCTCGGTGATCTATCTCTCGGATGGCGTCGGGCTGGAGGGCACCGCGGGCGTGCCCGCCGACATCGCCGCCGCCGTGGGCGATCGCCCGCTCACCACGCTGGCCGACGGCGTGCGCGAGCCGCTGGCGCTGGTTGCCGCGGACAACGCCATCGACGCGCTCACCGTGAAGGTCATCCGCGCCGACCGCGAGACCGTGGCGCGCGCCGGCACGGTGCGGGCCTTCGATATGCGCGGCCTGGCGCTCGGCGAAGCCCGCTTCGCCTTCGAGCCCGGCGCCCGCGAGACCGAGGCGCGCTTCGACCTGCCGGTGGAGATCCGCAACGACGTCGCCCGGCTCGACATTGCGGATGAAGCCTCCGCCGGCGCGGTGCAGCTGCTCGACAAGCGCTGGCGCCGCCGCACGGTCGGCCTCGTCTCCGGCACGGCGGCGGACCAGCGCCAGCCCCTGCTCGCCTCGTCCTACTACCTCACCCGCGCGCTCGCGCCCTTCGCCGATGTGCGCACCGCCGAGGGCGCCGGCAGCGCCGAGGCGGTGGACCGCTTCATCAACGACAAGCTGCCGGTCATCATCCTCTCCGACATCGGCAACCTGCCGCCCGAGACCCATGCCCGCCTCGCCCGCTGGATCGAGGGTGGCGGCGTGCTCATCCGCTTCGCCGGCCCGCGCCTCGCCAATGGCTCGGACGATCTCGTGCCGGTCACGCTGCGCCGCGGCGGGCGCGTGCTCGGCGGCTCGCTCTCCTGGGAGCAGCCGCAGGCGCTGGGCAGCTTCACGCCCGAGAGCCCGTTCCGCGATGTCACCGTACCCAATGATGTGAGCGTGCAACGCCAGGTTCTCGCCGAACCGGACGGGCTGCTCGGCTCGCGCACCTGGGCGACGCTGACCGATGGCACGCCGCTGGTCACCGGCGAGCGACGCGGGGCCGGCACGCTGGTGCTGTTCCATGTCACCGCCGACACCTCCTGGTCGAACCTGCCGCTCTCCGGCGCCTTCGTCGACATGCTCCGCCGCGTCGTGGCGCTGGGCGGGTCGAGCGCGGCGGAAGTCGCCGCCGATGGCAGCACCGGCACTGTGCTGGCCGGCGAGACCGTGCCGCCGAGCCGCATTCTCGACGGCTTCGGCGCCTTCCGGCCGGTGACGCCCACCGCCAAGGCGATCCCGCTCGGCTTCAACGGCCGCGCCAGCGCCGACCATCCGCCTGGCTTCTACGGCCCGCCCGAGGGGCTGGTCGCGGTCAACGCCCTTTTGCCGCGCGACCGGCTGGTGGCGCTGGATCTGACCAGCCTCGGCCGGCTCGAACCCTATCGCGACGCCACCCCGCGCGATCTGCGCGCGCCGCTGCTGCTCGCCCTCCTCGCCCTCCTGCTGATTGATGCCATGATCGTCTTCCTGCTGGCCGGCGGCCTGTCGCGCCTCACCACGCGCCGCGCCGCCACCAGCGCCGTGCTGGCGCTTGCCGCTTTGCTCGCCGCCGCGCCGGTTAGCGATCTCCGCGCCCAGACGGCCGCTCCGGCCCAAGCGGCCCCCGCCCCCGCTGCCAAGCGGGCGGACACGCCGATGACCCCGGCCGAGATCGACTTCGCGGTGAAGGCGACCAATGCGACGCGCCTCGCCTATGTCATCACCGGCGACGCCACCACCGACGAGGTCAGCCGCGCCGGGCTCAAGGGCCTGACCGACTTCCTCGGCGACCGCACGGCGCTCGAAGCCGGCGACCCGATGGGCGTCGATCTCTCGCGCGACGAGCTGTCCTTCTTCCCGCTGATCTACTGGCCGATCATCCCCGGCGCGCCGCGCCCGACGCCGCAGACGCTGTCGCGCATCGACGCCTTCATGAAGCAGGGCGGCACCATCATCTTCGATACGCGCGACGCCGAGACCACCATTCCCGGCGCCAATGGCGCGGGCACACCGGCCAATGAGACGCTGCGCGCTATCCTGTCCGGGCTCGACATTCCCGAGCTGGAGCCGGTGCCGCGCGACCATGTGCTGACCAAGGCGTTCTACCTGCTGCGCGATTTCCCCGGCCGCTTCACCGGCGGGCAGACCTGGGTCGAGGCGCTGCCGGCGACGCCGGACGATGAGGAACGCCCGGCCCGCGCCGGCGACGGCGTCTCGCCGGTGGTCATCACCTCCAACGACCTCGCCGGCGCCTGGGCGGTGGGCGAGGACGGGCGCCCGCTGCTGCCCATGTCCGGCACCAGCCCGCGCCAACGCGAACTCGCCTACCGCGCCGGCGCCAATCTCGTGATGTATGTGCTCACCGGCAACTACAAGGCCGACCAGGTGCACGTGCCCGCGCTGCTCGAAAGGTTGGGGCAGTGA
- a CDS encoding GNAT family N-acetyltransferase, translating to MPTAAAKIRPLATADAPALASLLVETVASGGSVSFMHPLDPARALAFWQAGLERAARGELIILGAFVGQELVATVTLVLGLPENQPHRAEIAKMMTARAHRGRGFARALLIEAERHAIAAGRSLLVLDTASDEGAAGLYEKQGFMLSGEIPDYALKPHGGLTGTLIYYKRLPPG from the coding sequence ATGCCGACCGCCGCCGCAAAAATCCGCCCGCTCGCCACCGCCGATGCGCCTGCCCTCGCCAGCCTGCTGGTCGAGACTGTCGCCTCAGGCGGCTCCGTCAGCTTCATGCACCCGCTCGATCCGGCGCGGGCGCTGGCCTTCTGGCAGGCGGGGCTGGAGCGGGCGGCTCGGGGCGAACTCATCATCCTGGGCGCCTTCGTTGGGCAGGAGCTCGTCGCCACCGTCACCCTCGTGCTCGGCCTGCCGGAGAACCAGCCGCACCGCGCCGAGATCGCCAAGATGATGACCGCGCGCGCCCATCGCGGCCGGGGCTTTGCGCGCGCGCTGCTGATCGAGGCCGAGCGCCACGCCATCGCCGCCGGACGCAGCCTGCTGGTGCTCGACACGGCGAGCGACGAAGGCGCGGCCGGGCTCTATGAGAAGCAGGGCTTCATGTTGTCCGGCGAGATCCCCGACTATGCGCTCAAGCCCCATGGCGGCCTCACCGGCACCCTGATCTATTACAAGCGCCTGCCGCCCGGCTGA
- a CDS encoding DUF58 domain-containing protein has translation MEFDADTAVRSAAQDAAGLVAAMPRLVLEARKIAASVYHGLHGRRRAGTGENFWQYRRFMDGEPSARVDWRRSARDDHLYVREREWEAAHTVWIWPDLSTSMVFASPLVWETKRDRALILAFALAELLVRGGERVGIPGVMRPSAARNIVEKMAESLVHAPSLPQSLPPAFAPSPLAEVVLLGDLWSPTAEVVESLAGVSASGAHGHVVQICDPAEETFPFSGRVEFREPESGAVLTIGRAETVREDYVARVATHRAIIRREAERRTWSFLVHRTDRPASELLLALHARMSGGSFGVTAHPEGQPADPAVATTGSPA, from the coding sequence GTGGAGTTCGACGCCGACACCGCCGTGAGAAGCGCCGCGCAGGATGCGGCCGGTCTGGTCGCGGCCATGCCGCGCCTCGTGCTGGAGGCGCGCAAGATCGCCGCCAGCGTCTATCATGGGCTGCATGGGCGCCGGCGCGCCGGCACCGGCGAGAATTTCTGGCAGTACCGCCGCTTCATGGATGGCGAGCCCTCCGCCCGCGTCGACTGGCGCCGCTCGGCACGCGACGACCATCTGTATGTCCGCGAGCGCGAATGGGAAGCCGCCCACACCGTGTGGATCTGGCCGGACCTCTCCACCTCGATGGTCTTCGCCTCCCCGCTGGTGTGGGAGACCAAGCGCGACCGCGCGCTGATCCTCGCTTTCGCGCTGGCCGAGCTTCTGGTGCGCGGGGGCGAGCGCGTCGGCATTCCCGGCGTCATGCGTCCCTCCGCCGCCCGCAACATCGTGGAGAAGATGGCCGAATCCCTCGTCCACGCCCCCAGCCTGCCGCAGAGCCTGCCGCCGGCCTTCGCGCCCTCGCCGCTGGCGGAAGTGGTGCTGCTCGGCGACCTCTGGAGCCCGACCGCCGAGGTGGTGGAAAGCCTCGCCGGCGTCTCCGCCTCCGGGGCGCATGGCCATGTCGTGCAGATCTGCGATCCGGCGGAGGAGACCTTCCCCTTCTCCGGCCGCGTCGAGTTCCGCGAGCCGGAAAGCGGCGCCGTGCTCACCATCGGCCGGGCCGAGACGGTGCGCGAGGATTATGTCGCCCGCGTCGCCACCCACCGCGCCATCATCCGCCGCGAGGCCGAGCGCCGCACCTGGAGCTTCCTCGTCCACCGCACCGACCGCCCGGCGAGCGAGCTCCTGCTCGCGCTCCATGCCCGGATGAGCGGCGGCAGCTTCGGCGTCACCGCCCACCCGGAGGGCCAGCCGGCCGATCCGGCGGTCGCGACAACCGGAAGCCCGGCATGA
- a CDS encoding CCA tRNA nucleotidyltransferase: MNPLTQHRPGLARVLDALNGEGEEARIVGGAVRDWLIGRGARSDVDIATTALPDEVTRRALAAGLKPVPTGIEHGTITIVAEGEPYEVTTLREDVETDGRRARVVFGRDWAHDAARRDFTMNALYLTREGALIDHVGGEADARAGRVRFIGEADRRIREDYLRILRLFRFHAAFGHGPVDPEALAAAMRNRGGLDQLSRERVRTELLKLLVAPGAAPTLTAMDGAGLLAPVLGRAGDVAVFTRLAAIEAALGLAPDAIRRLGALAVREEAGARALREGLRLSNGEAARLEALAGPAPAPAMCAKGQKAFIYRMGRATYTDRALIAFARSGAPLEDEGWRELLALAASWDIPVFPLKAADFLARGLKPGPALGAALKQAEEAWIEAGFPIDRAVLDGIVREAVG, from the coding sequence ATGAACCCGCTCACCCAGCACCGGCCGGGCCTTGCCCGCGTGCTCGACGCGCTGAACGGGGAGGGCGAGGAAGCCCGCATCGTCGGCGGCGCGGTGCGCGACTGGCTGATCGGGCGCGGCGCGCGCTCGGATGTCGACATCGCCACCACGGCGCTCCCCGACGAGGTGACGCGCCGCGCCCTTGCCGCCGGGCTGAAGCCGGTGCCGACCGGTATCGAGCATGGCACCATCACCATCGTCGCCGAGGGCGAGCCCTATGAGGTGACGACGCTGCGCGAGGATGTGGAGACCGACGGGCGCCGCGCCCGCGTCGTCTTCGGCCGCGACTGGGCGCATGACGCGGCGCGGCGCGACTTCACCATGAACGCGCTCTACCTCACGCGCGAGGGCGCGCTGATCGACCACGTCGGCGGCGAGGCGGATGCCCGCGCGGGCCGCGTGCGCTTCATCGGCGAGGCCGACCGGCGCATCCGCGAGGATTATCTGCGCATCCTGCGCCTGTTCCGCTTCCATGCCGCCTTCGGCCACGGCCCGGTCGATCCCGAGGCGCTGGCGGCGGCGATGCGCAACCGTGGGGGGCTCGATCAGCTGTCGCGCGAGCGGGTGCGCACGGAACTGCTCAAGCTGCTGGTTGCCCCCGGCGCGGCGCCGACACTCACGGCGATGGACGGCGCGGGGCTTCTGGCGCCGGTGCTCGGCCGGGCGGGGGATGTCGCGGTGTTCACCCGGCTTGCCGCTATTGAGGCGGCGCTGGGACTGGCTCCCGACGCCATCCGCCGGCTCGGCGCGCTGGCGGTGCGCGAGGAGGCGGGTGCGCGCGCGCTGCGCGAGGGGCTGCGACTCTCCAATGGCGAGGCGGCGCGGCTCGAAGCGCTCGCCGGCCCCGCGCCCGCCCCGGCCATGTGCGCGAAGGGGCAGAAGGCCTTCATCTACCGCATGGGCCGGGCGACCTATACCGACCGCGCCCTCATCGCCTTCGCCCGCTCGGGTGCGCCGCTGGAGGATGAAGGCTGGCGCGAGCTGCTGGCGCTGGCGGCCAGTTGGGACATTCCCGTCTTCCCGCTCAAGGCCGCCGATTTCCTCGCGCGCGGCCTGAAGCCCGGCCCGGCGCTCGGCGCCGCGCTCAAGCAAGCGGAAGAGGCGTGGATCGAGGCCGGCTTCCCGATCGACCGCGCGGTGCTGGACGGGATCGTGCGCGAGGCGGTGGGGTAG
- a CDS encoding N-acetyltransferase: MTDLSVSLFPENPADDAAIERLVARTFGPGRFARTAYRLREGNPHRRDLSFTAYIGTMLVGSVRLTPILIGDISALLLGPLTVEPPFRSHGIGRRLVEKALEVARGQSGGEGAARLVLLVGDEPYYGRMGFKRVPHGQVSLPGPVDPARVLVCPLDATPLEAVRGPVRKGFSAVPERAAG; the protein is encoded by the coding sequence ATGACCGATCTTTCCGTTTCGCTGTTTCCCGAAAATCCCGCCGACGATGCCGCCATCGAGCGGCTGGTGGCCCGCACCTTCGGCCCCGGCCGCTTCGCGCGCACGGCCTACCGGCTGCGCGAGGGCAACCCGCACCGGCGCGACCTGTCCTTCACCGCCTATATCGGCACCATGCTGGTCGGCTCGGTGCGGCTGACGCCTATTCTCATCGGCGACATTTCCGCCCTGCTGCTCGGCCCGCTCACCGTCGAGCCGCCCTTCCGCTCGCACGGCATCGGCCGGCGGCTGGTTGAGAAGGCGCTGGAGGTGGCGCGGGGCCAGAGCGGTGGCGAAGGCGCGGCGCGCCTCGTGCTGCTGGTCGGCGACGAGCCCTATTATGGCCGGATGGGCTTCAAGCGCGTGCCGCACGGCCAGGTGAGCCTGCCGGGCCCGGTGGATCCGGCGCGCGTGCTGGTCTGCCCGCTGGACGCCACGCCGCTTGAGGCGGTGCGCGGCCCGGTGCGCAAGGGATTTTCCGCCGTGCCCGAGCGCGCGGCGGGGTGA